TATTTTATTTGTCTCAGTCCTGACCCGGGGTAGCCCCGGAAGATTAGTTCCGGCGGTAGTGCAGCTGTTTTCGGGTGTTCTCGACACTGCCGTCGGGGTTGTTCTTCTGCCGTTCCAGCAGATTCTGGATGCGCCTTTCGGTGGCCTCGTGAAATGCCGGTATCCGCTCCAGCGCCAGGAGGGTCATTGTCTGATCATCCACAAAGCGAAGGTCCTCTTCCTTGAGCTCGAGGTTATCAAGCGGTTTGTCACTGCCCGGGAACACAATGAACAGAACGTTGTCGTCCCACTTCTCTTCAAACTGCGCCAGCGTGAAGGAAATGTTTCCGACCGAGGGATCGGCCACATAGGCCCGACCGTCGCGGATAGTGCGCAGCACCACGAAATGCTTGAACCCGGCGTGGTGAATAGGAACGATGGCCGGATGGTCCAGGTCCTTGAGGTCATCGATGGTGGCGCGGAATCCACCAGACGGATAGCCAAGGGCCGTCACCAATCGCTTCATGTCGAGCATCGAAAAGGCGCGACGCTCAACAATGCGCTCACTCTCGCCGTAATGCAGCAAGCCTTCCATCACCTGACGTTCCGACAGGGTTCGCCCCAGGTAGAAATTCAGCACCGTGGTCAGCGCGGCACTGCCACAGCTGTAGTCGTAGGCCTGGCGGACAATGTTCCGATACTTCTGCTCCACCAGAGGCTCTACCCGCGCATCCAGTCTCAGCTCTACCGGACTGGCGTCGACATCCTGCTCGATAACAATGGTGTTCTTCTCGAACGGCTCCACAACGGTGGCTTCCTGCACCATGGTGAATGTGAGAAGGGATCCAGCGAGCACCAGCAGCATGTCAGTCGAACGTCCTGTTTTTATTGGCCCCGACTAGCGCCGGGTTACACGTTGTTACGGTAAGATACCGAAATCACCAGCGCCTGAAAGATAACTGTGCCTCAAATCTGTGGCAGCAACCGCCGGGATGCACACCGCTTTTGAGAACTGGTTCAAGACACCATCCGGGCCAGTGGCAACAGTTGACGATAGAACCCAAAGCCGGTATCAACACTTATCCAGACCGTTCACTTCCTGACGTAGATCCTGATGACAACAACACTGAATCCGGGACAGATCACCTTTATCGCCGCCAAGAACCAGAGCCCGGTGCCGCCTCCAGCCCTGTTGCCCAGAGAGAAGTTCAACGACCTGCTCCACGGCCTGGAACCGGTCAGCCTGCTTCTGGTGCACGCGCCGGCCGGCTACGGCAAGACCACCACCATGGCCGAACGGTTGGCGACGCTTGAGGCCCGGTCAGCCTGGTTCCGGCTGGAATCCGGGGACAACGACCCGGCTCGGTTTGCCGGCTACCTGGCCAACGCCCTGAACGGGGCCACGGATGGCGCGTGCGTGGATGTGCTTAACGGCCTCCAGCAGCAGGGTTACGCACATCTCGAAGCCTTTCTGACCGATTTGCTGGCGGCGCTGCCCCAGGACGACCAGCCTCTGTACCTTGTGCTGGACGATTACCACCTGATCAGCAATCCAGACATCCACGACGCACTGCGTTTCCTGCTCAGGCACCTTCCGGGCTATCTCACTCTGGTTCTGGTCAGCCGCACCGTTCCGCCGGTAGGCGTGGCTCAATTGAGGATGCAAGGCAGGCTCTCGGAGATCACCAGCCGCCATCTCGGATTCACCCCGGACGAGGCCCAGCACTATCTGCAGGCCAGACTGCCGTTCGAGGTCTCGCGGGAAGATATAGAACGAGCGGTGCGCCGGGTCGAAGGCTGGATCTCAGCTCTCCAGTTGTTGTCAGCTTCTTCTGCCACCAGCATCGAGTTCAGTGAGTTCGTGGATCAGCTGGAACACGGCAATCAGAACATCTTTGACTACTTCGACGAACTGCTCGGCAACGATCTGACCGATCAGCAACGGCGGTTCCTGATGCGCACGAGCATCCTGGACCGGTTTAATGCCGGCATGGTGATGCGGGTGATGGACGACACCGACGGCCAGGCGCTGCTCAGCAGCCTGCTTTCCATGGGGCTGTTCATTACTCCGGTGGACAACTCCGCTCTCTGGTTCCGGTACCACCCTCTCTTTTCGGTGTACCTGCGCCATCTACTCACCTGTACCACCCGCGAGAATCAGCGCGACCTTCACCAGCGGGCGACCGATGCCTGGCTGGAGCTCAACCATGCGGAAGAGGGCGCCAAGCACGCGATTGCTGCGGAAGATCCGGAACGCATCACCCGGGTTCTGACCCTTCATGGTCGCAAGTTCTTCACCGAGGGCCAGTTCAGCCTGCTGCAACGCTGCCTGGACACCCTGCCCCAGGAGATCATTGCCGATGACCCCACGCTGACCCTGCTGCGAGCCTGGGTGGCCCAGGGCCAGTACAAGTTCGATGAAGTTGAGAACTGGCTCTCGGCAGCGGAAGCCCGGCTTCAAGCCTCCATGAGCCAGGACACCCAGCGGGCCGTGCATGGCGAATTCAGCGCGATCCGGGCACAAGTGGCCATGAACTACGGGGACGGCGATCGAGCCCTGGTTCTCGCCCGAGAAGCCATCGAACAGGAAGCCCGCTACCTGCCAACCTCGCGGGTGGCCGCGGCCTCGGTGATCGGCGAGGCACTGTTCGTGAAAGGTGAACTGGAAGAAGCGCTGGCGCGGATGCAGGACACCGAACACCTGGCCCGCGCCCACCAGGCACACCAGAACGTGCTCTGGGCCCTGTGCCAGCAAAGTGAGATCAGCGTTGCCATGGGGCTGTTGCAGAAGGCCTACAACATCCAGGAACGCGCTTTCCAGTACGCCGAGGAAAACCACCTGAACCATCTGCCGATCCTGGAATTCCTGTTCCGGATTCGCAGCCAGATCATGTGGGAGTGGCACCATCTGGAGAGCGCTGAACGCTGCGCCCTCCAGGGCATCGAAATTCTCGAGGCCCAGGGCGAACGCTGGTATGTGCAGAGTTACACTTCCCTGGCCAAGGTGGCCCAGGCCCGCGGCAGGCAGAGCCTGTGCGCCGACTATATTGCCAAGATCCAGAAGATGCTGGCCTCCAGTGACTACCACCTGGACTGGGTCGCCAACGCCCACGCCACCATGCTCTCCTACTGGGACGCCGTGCGCGACCGCGACGCCATCCAACGTTGGCTAACCATCGCCCCTCACTGCGACCCGGTGGCCGCCACCAACCACTTCTACCAGTGCAATGGCCGCAACCAGGCCCGGGCACTGATCAGTCTTGGCCAGTTCGAGCTTGCCCGTCCCCTGCTGGAAGCGCTGACGTCGGTGGCCGGCGAGTTCGGTCTGAAAACCGACCTGAACCGCAACCACATTGCCCTGGCTTATCTGTATTGGCAGCTCGATGATCGCGACACGGCCTTGAGCCACATGAAAACCGCGCTGGAGCTGGCCAGCACCACAGGCGCGGTGGGCAGTTTTCTGCGCCTCGGCAAGGAGCTGATCGTTCTGCTCAAGGCGCTGATCAACGAACAGGCGATTGAAGGAATGGAGCTCCAACGGGCCGAGCGCCTGATCCAGCTGGCGCAGCAGCAACGGGATTTCAGCCGGGCGATCCGGATTTCTCTGGACGAGGCCATCATCCAGGACATCATTGATCGCCCTGATGTGCCCGAGCTGATCCGGACCTCGCCGCTTACCCGCCGGGAATGGCAAATTCTCAGCCTGATTCACGCCGGCCTCTCCAACGACCAGATTGCCGAACACCTGAAGGTGGCCTCGACCACGGTCAAGACCCACATACGCAGCCTGTATCAGAAGCAGAACATCAGCCATCGCTCGGAGGCGATCGAACTGGCCAAGGACCTGCTGAGCAAGATTCAGGGGGACTAGCGCGGCGTCAGGCTTCCATTCCGTGGAGGCCCCGTCACCTCCCGGTTGCAGGGTCGCCCGGTGTGAGCGAGCGGAGCTGGCGGTCATGCATCCGACCCAGCACTACCAGGGCAAGAATGGCACCGGACAGAGCCCAGGCCATGTCGGACTGGGTGTCCCAGACATAGCCCTGGGTGCCCAAGAACGACTCTGCAGCCTCTTCGCTCAGAAGTGCCACCCACCATTCGATCAGTTCGTAGAAGGCGCTCAGGGCCAGGCAGAAACACACGATAAAGAAAGACCGCCAGCCCCGGCGCGCAAACACCCCGAAGCGGATCACCAGCTCGCGGGCGATTACGGCCGGCACGAAGCCCTGGGCAAAGTGCCCCAATTTGTCGTAATTGTTACGCTGCCAGCCGAACCAGTCCCGGAACCAGTCAAAGGCCGGCACCTCGGCATAGGTGTAGTGACCGCCGACCATCAGGATGACCGCGTGTATCAGGATCAACTGATACACAAGCGGGGTAAGCGGGTAGCGAAAATAGCACCAGATTACCAGACCAAAACCGATCACGGCAGGCAATACTTCCAGTACCCAGGTCATCCGGTCCCGGGGACCAATGCCAGACCAGAGAAAAACCGCCAGAAAGGCGACAACCCAGGCCAGGGGGGCCAGTCTGTTACTCATTCACATGCCTTCTGTTGCTGTCGCTTTCCTGTCTCCGGCGCGCAGAAAGCGACCGAAACCCACAGTGCGGCCCAGATCCGGTTCAATCTCACCCTCGATAACCGCCTTACGCCCGTTGATCAACACATGCCTCACACAGCCGGGTACCCGATTGACCATGCGCTCAAGACCGAAATTCTGCATTTCCGCCCATTCCACTCGCTCCAGATCCTGGTCCAGCCCGCGGGGGTCCAGCACGGCGACATCGGCCCGGTCACCCACTCTCAGGTGGCCCGCGTCGATGCCCAGCCAGTCCGCCTGCTCGCCGGTGAGGCGATGCACCGCGCGCTCCAGTGACATCACCGGCGTGCCTTCCTCATGGCTGTCGCGCACCAGTTTGAGAAAGCGCAGGGGCAGGTTGTAGAACGCCATGTTCCGGAGGTGGGCACCGGCATCGGAGAAGGTGATCAGCGCGCCCGGGTGATTCACCATTTTCCTGAGCCGGTCCTGCCGGTGATTACCCACGGTGGTGTACCAGCGCAGCGCACGGCCATGGGCCACGACCATGTCCAGGAAGAAATCCACCACATGAACACCCCGCTCCGCGGCTAGCTCGGCAAAGTTGCGGCCAACCACGGACGCGTCCGGACACCCGAGAATCACCGCATCGCCGAAATCCCGCTGCCAGACCCGCGGCGACAGTTTCTCCTTGTAGAACTTCCGGAAGTTGCGCCGGTATTGCTCGTCTTTGAGCAGTTCGTTTCGCTCCAACTGGTCGCGGATATCCAGCGCCATCTCGCCGGCACCGAACTCCTCGAACAGCACAATGTCCATGCCATCGGCGTAGACGGTAAAGGGTGTTGGCAACAACTGCCAGCGGAAGTTTCCGCCCAGGGTGTTGGCCAGCCAGCCCACCAGGCTGGCCATGGGCCGCACGGTCGGGTTGCCCTTGAGGTCGATCATGGCAATCAGGGTGGTCTTGAGGGGCCGGCGCAGCCAGCCCAGGGTTTCCCTCAGGTACTGGGTCACCTGGAGCGGATTGGCGGCGTTGGGTGCGCCCTGATGCACCCGGCCGTAGCGCCGCAGTATCCGGTTCAGGCGGCTGACCTCCCGCCAGCGGGCGTAGGTGCTCGGCAGGCTCTTGGACCATTCACGATCACCGTCCACCTTGTCCCACTTCAGGCACATGGTCGACAGGCCGAGGAAGCCTTCCTGCAGGGCTTCCTCCAGCAAACCCTCCATTCGGGCCTGCTCCGCTTCGGTTGGCGTGACCGCGCGGTCGGTGGCCCGGTGCAGCCCCATCACGGCCGTGCGCAAGTCGCTGTGCCCCAGGAAACTGATTACGTTGGGCCCCAGGGGATGGCGATCCACAAACTCAACCCACTCCCGGGGCGAGCGCCAGGTTTTGTACTCTTGAAGTATGGGCAGGACCTTTTCCCGGGGCACGGTCTCTACACGGGTGAATATGTCCGAGGCATCCTCGGCCTCAGAACACACCATGCTGAGCGAACAACTGCCAATGAGCACCGTCGTTACGCCGTGTCGCACTGACTCCGAGAGCGAAGGCGACACCAGCAGCTCGGCATCGTAATGGGTATGGGTGTCCAGAAAACCCGGTGTGACCCAGCAACCTCGGGCATCAATCACCTCGCGGGCCAGGGCGTGATCGGGTTCCTCGTCAAACAGGCGGGTAACTTTCCCATCTTTGATACCCACATGGGTCATTCGGGAAGGTTCGCCGGTCCCATCGAAATAGCGGCCGCCAACAATAAGGGTATCGAACAGGTCCACGGTGTCGGGCTTCCTTGTTATTGGTCTGATGCTGTTGTTGTTCTGAAGCTTCAGTCTAGCCAGCCCATGGCAACATTTCCTGCCGTTCCGGTTGGCGAAAACGCTCAAGGCCGCTGTTTAGCGAATGCGCACCCGGCTGCCGTCCTCAAGCTGTCGATCCGGGTGCCGCACTACCTGGTCGCCGGGCTCGAGTCCCTCCTGGATAACGGTATAGAAGCCGTTGCTTCGGCCAGTGGCAACCGTTGTCAGAATGGCCCGATCCTCCACCACCCGGAACACCTGGCTGTGGCCGTCGGTGCGGAAGACCGCCGATTCCGGTACCTGTACCACATCGTCGGCACGCCAGAGCAGAAACTCGGCGTCTACCCGATAACCATCACCAAGGCTTTGCCAGGCGCCCGGGGGGCTGACGAGATCGGCGACCACCTGAACCCGCCGCTCTTCCACGCCCAGAGCCGAGACGTCCTCAAAGCCCACCGGTTCCACCCGACGAACCACCGCCTCCAGAGGATCTCCGCCCCACCCGGTCAATCTTGCCGTCATACCCGGGCTGAGATTGACCGCGTCAAAACTGAGCACGTCAACCACCACCTCCAGGGCGCCGGGATCACCCAGCTCCAGGATGGCCTCACCGGCCTGAATCACCCCTTCGCTCTTCCGGACAACGGCCAACACCGACCCGTTCACGGGGGAACGCACCGGCACACGCTCCACCGAACCATTGCCGGATGCCCGGGCCGCCGACACGTCCAGTCGAGTCCGGGCCGCCGCCAGCTCATGGGCCATCACTTCTTCATCAAACCGGGCCGACCGCAGAATTGCCTGGGCCCTGTCCGCCGCAGCCCGGGCCTGCTGCAGACGCTCGTCAGACACGAAGTTCTCGGGGCTGAGCACCTGGAGTCGCGCCAGTTCCCGCGCAGCAAGGTCTGCCTCGGCCTGTGCGGCGGCCACTTTCTGGCGGGTGGAATTGAGTGCTGACCGGGCGGACTCGACCCTCGCCTCCGCCTCTGCCCGGCTGCGCGCATCGAGGGTTGCCGCTGGCATCGGGTCCACCTCGGTCAGCAGTTCGCCAGGAATCACCGGATCGCCCACCTCCAGCAATACCCGATGCAGATAGCCGGCCACCGGCGACGACACCAGGTACCGGTCCCGAACCCGGGTCCTGCCTTCTTCGGTGATGGTGACTTCCAGAGGCCCGCGGGTGACGGAGGCGAGATCCACCCACACCGGGTCCGGGCGCAAGGTGAATAGCAGCGTTGCCAGCGCCAGCCCCGCCAATAGGCCCCAGAACAGCCATTTACTCGATATCCGCGTTTTTCCCATGCCCCACTCCCTGATACACGGAGGTTTATTCCCGCGTTTTCAATACCGCGACCAGATCCAGCGCCCGCAGGCGCCGCCACGCTACCAGCCCCGACGCCAGGGCCGAAACCACCACAACCAGGGCAGAAACCGACAGCGTCTGGCCGGTGATAATCAAAGGCACCCGGTAGAGCTCGGTTTGCATGGCGGTGATGATCAGCACCGCCAGCCCCTGTCCCGCAAACCATCCGAGAGGAATGCCTACCACGATCAGCAGCGCCACTTCGCCCAACAGGATATGGGCGACTTCGTTATGGGTGTACCCCAGAACCCGCAAGCTCGCCAGCTCGCGCCCTTTCTCCGCCAGCGAAATCCGGATGGTATTGTAAACAACCCCGAAGGCAATGATTCCGCCCATCAGGCTGTTAAAGAAGGTGAACGTAAGAAAGGTTCGCGCCAGGGTGTCGTAGAAACTGTCCAGCATCGCCTGGCGTATGCTGATACCCAGAACGGCAGGCGTTTCCCGGAGGCGGTCGTAAACCGATGAGGCCAGCGCCGGCTCCAGATTGATCATGGCCTGATTAACCAGTGGCCCATCTCCCAGGATACGATTCAGCGCCTCCAGGCGCATGTAAGCGCCGACGCCCACAAACTCGCTGGAGATGCCGGTGACCGGTACCGCGACAGTCCTGCGGTCCCCCTCCAGCAGTTGTACCTGAATGCTTTCCCCCGGGCGGACACCGAGCTCGGCCGCCAGATAATCCGTCAGCAACAGTCCGGCCACCGGCAGAGTAACTGGCTGCAGGTTTTCATCGATCACAAATTGCAGTTGGGCCTGTGAAGGAATCCCAGTAATGGCGCTGCGCCACTGGCGGTGACCGAACACAAGCCGCACCGGTACCACACGCCGGCCCTCCACGTAGCGGATGCCTGGCTGTCGCTGAAGACCAAAAAGCGCACTGGCATTGACCGGATCAATGAAGGCAGCGGCGAGATCCTGCTGCTGGACCCGAGCAAACTGCGTGTGCACCATGACCGAGACCGAATCAAACTGGAAATTACCCACCAGCACGATGGCCGTGGCCATGGCGATACCGCCAACCGACAACGCCGTCCGCCCCGGCCGGCGGGACAGTTGGCGCAGGATCATGCGCGATGGCTGGGAGAACCACGTCCGGCGCAACACGCGCTCCAGAACCGACAGATGGTACCGGGCCGGCCCCTCCGGTCGCATGGCTTCTGCGGGGGGCAATGCAGCTGCGTGGCGGATCGACCGCCAGGCGCCGCCCCAGGCAACCAGCAGGGTCAGGGCAGCGATCGCCAGCAGCCAGGCCGGCTGAATACGGAATAGCAACCCGGGAAACCGATAGTAATCCATATACAGCTCACCCAGGGCCCTGCCCAGCCAGAGACCCAGGACCATCCCCAGCAGCAGGCCCAGCACGGCAATGACCATAACCAGCTTGCTGTAATGCCAGGCAATCTCACGATTGCCGTAGCCAAAGGCCTTGAGCACGGCAATGATGTCCCGTTGGGTGCCGATCAGACGACCAATCACCACGTTCAGGAGAAACATGGCCACGGACATGAAGATCAGGGGAAACACCGTGGCCATGGTTTTCAGCTGGTTCAGCTCATCATTCAGGAACCGGTGAGAGAATTGGTCGGCGCGCCCGTAGGCTCCTGTGGTCCCGTAGGGTTCCAGGACCCGGTCGAGGGCATCGATCACAGTTTCAAGGGTATTACCCCGCCTGAGCGTCACAACGAGACTGTTTAACGCACCGTCCATGTCAAAAGCCGGAGCCAGCACGTCCCGGTTCATCCAGAGCACGCCAAAACGCTGGTAGTCCGGCAGCATGCCGCCCGGTGGCAGCACGTAAATGAACTCCGGAGACTCAACAATGCCGGTGAGCACCAGCTGCTGGCGGCGGCCATTGATGATTGCGAAAAAGCGGTCCCCCAGGGACAGCCGGTGAGCCTCGGCAAAGCTGCCAATGACGGCGACCTCTCGGGCCCGCCCCGCCTCCGGCAATCGGCCTTGCCGGATAAACAGGCGGTTGATTCCCGGTTGGCCAGTGGAGGGGACCGACACCAACCGCGCCGACACCGGATCGGAAAACCCCGGCATCTCCAGTTTGGCAGAGCCCTCCACCCGATCCTCCACCCGGGCCACCCCTGGCAGCCGCCGGATCTCCCTCAGCACGTTCAAAGGCGCCCGCTTTACCGACACGAATACCTCGGCAAACTGGTGCTGCTGGTAATAATCAGCGCGGGTCGCACTCAGGGAGGAATAGTTCACAAGAGACATCACGCACACAGCGACACCGCCGGCAATAACCAGGGCAATGGCCAGCACCTGACCGCGCATCTGCCAGAGTTCGCGCCTGAGCTTGATGTTCAGCGCCCTCTCCATCACCCCTCCCTCCCGGGCAATCTACCAGGACAGTGTTCGGGGGTTCTGGCGCTGTTCATTATGGTGCTCGCCACTGATCGTGCCGTCAGAGAGGGTGATCACCCGGTCAGCCATCGCTGCGATAGACGCGTTGTGGGTGATGATCACCGTAGTAGTGCCAGTCTCGCGGTTGGCTTTCTCCAGGGCCTCCAGTACCACCACACCCGTGGCCGAATCGAGTGCGCCTGTTGGCTCATCGCACAGCAGCACCGCCGGCCGTTTGGCAATGGCCCGCGCTATGGCAACACGCTGCTGCTCCCCGCCGGAGAGCTGGGCCGGGAAATGGTCCATACGGGACTGCAACCCCACGAGAGTCAGTGCTTCTTCGGGCGCCATGGGGCTGATGGAGATTTCCGTGACGGCAGCCACGTTCTCCAGGGCGGTAAGACTGGGAATCAGGTTGTAGAACTGGAACACGAAGCCCACGTGTTGTCGACGGTAGCGGGTCAGCTCACGGTCGCCGGCCGTACTGAGATCCATGTCACGATAACGAACCTTGCCGGAGGTGGGCACGTCCAGCCCACCGAGTATGTTGAGCAGTGTGGACTTTCCCGAGCCGGACGCACCGAGCATGACCACCAGCTCACCACCATAAAGATCCAGGTCCACACCTCTGAGGGCATGCACCTCCAGTTCTCCCTGGCGGTAGATTTTGCTAAGCCCCCGAGTCTGGAAGACCGGTGGCTCCCTCCCGATCGACTCCCCCACTTTCCCAACCTTCCCTGGCACCATGAACGGCCTCAGTCGTCCGCGCAATCCACACAGACGGTGGTATAGGGAAGCACCTGCAGACGGCGCGGGTCAATCGGTTCACCGCAGGACTCACACTCGTCGCCCACGCCGTTTTCGATCCGCGCCAGGGCCCGTTCGATCTGGGCGAGCTCGGCCCGGGTCTCGGTTTCCAGCGAATCCACCACTTCGTCATTCTGGGTCTGGGTGGCCTGCTCCTCGAAGTCCTTGTCCAGGGCGCCGTCGGTGCGATGCTGGTGCGCCTCATAGCGGGACAGCCGGGCGGTAAGGTCTGCCCGCAGCGTCTCCAGTTCCGATTTCCGGTTCGTCATAGTGCCTCTCCTGTCGTCCGGGTAGTCCGGATAACCCATGTGCCTACAGTAAAGCATAAGCTGAACCCTGAATTGATGCCTGTCAAAAACGCGGCAACGGTCTGAGTCTCGCCCGAATACTGCCGTTATGGCACTATTGCGACAGCGTTATTTCCATTCCCGGCGGAGAATCACCTGATGTTGTACACCACGTTCGCGGCCATCGCGGCTGCCATGATCCTGTTTGCCTGGCTGGGGCTCAGGGCCCGGTTCGCCGACGGCGGCCTCGATGACTATGTCACCGCCCGGAACAGCCAGGGCGCCAGGGCTCTGGGGCTGTCGTTCCTCGCCTCGGGAATGGGCGGCTGGATCCTGTTTGCACCGCCCGAGGTAGGCGCACTGGTAGGCCCGGTGGCGTTGGCCGGCTATGCCCTCGGAGCAGCCCTGCCGTTCATCGTTTTCGCGTTCTGCGGTCCCGCCATCCGGCGCTTCCTGCCGCAGGGCCGTAGCATCGGAGAGTTTGCGGATGCCTGTTACGGGCGAGGCGTTCGCCACTATGTTTCCCTGATTTCCGTGCTTTACATGCTGTGCTTCCTGACCGCCGAACTCACCGCCATTGGCGCCATCACATCGCTGCTCTCAGGCGTTGATGGCGGGATCGTGGTCATCGGCGTTGCCGTCACCACCCTGATCTACACGGCCGTAGGTGGCCTCCGGGCAAGCATTGTCACCGATCAGTGGCAGGCGGTGTTGTTGATTGGCCTGCTGGCCATTGTCAGTGTCGTGGCCCTTGGCAAATTGCCAGACACGGCGCCGGCGGCCCTGCCGGACATTCCCACATCCTCCGCCCTGGGTGTTGCACTCACACTGGTGATTGCCGTAACCGCCGCCAACCTGTTCCATCAGGGCTACTGGCAGCGGCTGTGGTCGGCCCGGGATACTGATGCGCTCAGCCGGGGTGCATTGCTCGGCGGCGTCGTCACCATTGGCGTGGTAGCGGTGGTCGGTGGCCTCGGCATTATGGCCGCAATGAGCGGCGCCGATCTCGGCACCCCGCCCATTCCCTTTTTTGCACTGCTGTCCGATGCGCCGGCCTGGCTGGCATTGCCGGCCCTGATCCTGGCGATCACATTGGTGGCCTCATCCGTGGACACCCTTCAGAATGCCCTCGCCTCCCTGGCGGTAACGGAGAAACGAGGGTTGTCCATCATCAGCGCCCGCTGGTTTATCGTGCTGCTGATGATTCCGGTGGTTCTGGTGGCCTTGCAGGGCATTTCGGTGCTGCGCCTGTTCCTGATCGCCGACCTGCTGTGTGCCACGGCCATTCTGCCAGTGCTGATGGGGCTGTGGGGCCGGATGACCACCCGTGCCGCCATTCTGGGCTGCCTGGCAGGAGTCGCGGGTGCCATCCTGCCCGGCTGGATGGCCGGCGGTAGCCTCGCGACAGGGCTCCAGGCTGCCAGTTTCCCGGGGGGCATCCCGACGCTGATGCCGTTCGTTGGGGCGCTGGTGGGCTCCGGACTGGTCAGCGTTGTCTCGGCTGGCCTGTTCCCGAAGAAGCAATAACGGGCCCGGCCCGTCTCGTTGACATCCGCATAGTCACTGCCCTCAACCCGTGCGCGCCCCCTCTCCGGGGGGGGGCGGCTCCGGTCTCCCCCCTCCTACGCCCCCCTCCTCCCCCCGACTACGCCAACAAAAAGTAGCGCAGGAGGATGAACGGCAACGCCGCCGGCCGCAGTATGACTCAAGTCTAGTTGGGTAGTTTTCCTACCACTTTCAAGAAAAATAATCTTTACCGCCGGTTTAACAAGCGAGGCTACATGATCAAGAACCCGGACTGGTGGCGTGGCGCCGTCATCTACCAAGTTTATCCACGCAGTTTTTACGACTCCAACGGCGACGGCATCGGCGACCTACCGGGCGTCACCGCAAAGCTGGACTACATTGCCAGCCTG
The nucleotide sequence above comes from Marinobacter gudaonensis. Encoded proteins:
- a CDS encoding C39 family peptidase, yielding MLLVLAGSLLTFTMVQEATVVEPFEKNTIVIEQDVDASPVELRLDARVEPLVEQKYRNIVRQAYDYSCGSAALTTVLNFYLGRTLSERQVMEGLLHYGESERIVERRAFSMLDMKRLVTALGYPSGGFRATIDDLKDLDHPAIVPIHHAGFKHFVVLRTIRDGRAYVADPSVGNISFTLAQFEEKWDDNVLFIVFPGSDKPLDNLELKEEDLRFVDDQTMTLLALERIPAFHEATERRIQNLLERQKNNPDGSVENTRKQLHYRRN
- the malT gene encoding HTH-type transcriptional regulator MalT, which translates into the protein MTTTLNPGQITFIAAKNQSPVPPPALLPREKFNDLLHGLEPVSLLLVHAPAGYGKTTTMAERLATLEARSAWFRLESGDNDPARFAGYLANALNGATDGACVDVLNGLQQQGYAHLEAFLTDLLAALPQDDQPLYLVLDDYHLISNPDIHDALRFLLRHLPGYLTLVLVSRTVPPVGVAQLRMQGRLSEITSRHLGFTPDEAQHYLQARLPFEVSREDIERAVRRVEGWISALQLLSASSATSIEFSEFVDQLEHGNQNIFDYFDELLGNDLTDQQRRFLMRTSILDRFNAGMVMRVMDDTDGQALLSSLLSMGLFITPVDNSALWFRYHPLFSVYLRHLLTCTTRENQRDLHQRATDAWLELNHAEEGAKHAIAAEDPERITRVLTLHGRKFFTEGQFSLLQRCLDTLPQEIIADDPTLTLLRAWVAQGQYKFDEVENWLSAAEARLQASMSQDTQRAVHGEFSAIRAQVAMNYGDGDRALVLAREAIEQEARYLPTSRVAAASVIGEALFVKGELEEALARMQDTEHLARAHQAHQNVLWALCQQSEISVAMGLLQKAYNIQERAFQYAEENHLNHLPILEFLFRIRSQIMWEWHHLESAERCALQGIEILEAQGERWYVQSYTSLAKVAQARGRQSLCADYIAKIQKMLASSDYHLDWVANAHATMLSYWDAVRDRDAIQRWLTIAPHCDPVAATNHFYQCNGRNQARALISLGQFELARPLLEALTSVAGEFGLKTDLNRNHIALAYLYWQLDDRDTALSHMKTALELASTTGAVGSFLRLGKELIVLLKALINEQAIEGMELQRAERLIQLAQQQRDFSRAIRISLDEAIIQDIIDRPDVPELIRTSPLTRREWQILSLIHAGLSNDQIAEHLKVASTTVKTHIRSLYQKQNISHRSEAIELAKDLLSKIQGD
- a CDS encoding DUF2238 domain-containing protein, translated to MSNRLAPLAWVVAFLAVFLWSGIGPRDRMTWVLEVLPAVIGFGLVIWCYFRYPLTPLVYQLILIHAVILMVGGHYTYAEVPAFDWFRDWFGWQRNNYDKLGHFAQGFVPAVIARELVIRFGVFARRGWRSFFIVCFCLALSAFYELIEWWVALLSEEAAESFLGTQGYVWDTQSDMAWALSGAILALVVLGRMHDRQLRSLTPGDPATGR
- a CDS encoding N-acyl-D-amino-acid deacylase family protein; the encoded protein is MDLFDTLIVGGRYFDGTGEPSRMTHVGIKDGKVTRLFDEEPDHALAREVIDARGCWVTPGFLDTHTHYDAELLVSPSLSESVRHGVTTVLIGSCSLSMVCSEAEDASDIFTRVETVPREKVLPILQEYKTWRSPREWVEFVDRHPLGPNVISFLGHSDLRTAVMGLHRATDRAVTPTEAEQARMEGLLEEALQEGFLGLSTMCLKWDKVDGDREWSKSLPSTYARWREVSRLNRILRRYGRVHQGAPNAANPLQVTQYLRETLGWLRRPLKTTLIAMIDLKGNPTVRPMASLVGWLANTLGGNFRWQLLPTPFTVYADGMDIVLFEEFGAGEMALDIRDQLERNELLKDEQYRRNFRKFYKEKLSPRVWQRDFGDAVILGCPDASVVGRNFAELAAERGVHVVDFFLDMVVAHGRALRWYTTVGNHRQDRLRKMVNHPGALITFSDAGAHLRNMAFYNLPLRFLKLVRDSHEEGTPVMSLERAVHRLTGEQADWLGIDAGHLRVGDRADVAVLDPRGLDQDLERVEWAEMQNFGLERMVNRVPGCVRHVLINGRKAVIEGEIEPDLGRTVGFGRFLRAGDRKATATEGM
- a CDS encoding efflux RND transporter periplasmic adaptor subunit, which translates into the protein MGKTRISSKWLFWGLLAGLALATLLFTLRPDPVWVDLASVTRGPLEVTITEEGRTRVRDRYLVSSPVAGYLHRVLLEVGDPVIPGELLTEVDPMPAATLDARSRAEAEARVESARSALNSTRQKVAAAQAEADLAARELARLQVLSPENFVSDERLQQARAAADRAQAILRSARFDEEVMAHELAAARTRLDVSAARASGNGSVERVPVRSPVNGSVLAVVRKSEGVIQAGEAILELGDPGALEVVVDVLSFDAVNLSPGMTARLTGWGGDPLEAVVRRVEPVGFEDVSALGVEERRVQVVADLVSPPGAWQSLGDGYRVDAEFLLWRADDVVQVPESAVFRTDGHSQVFRVVEDRAILTTVATGRSNGFYTVIQEGLEPGDQVVRHPDRQLEDGSRVRIR